A genomic window from Bacteroidia bacterium includes:
- a CDS encoding ABC transporter permease — protein sequence MFQNLVKKGVYVCSVVLGIIAFVFFLFHAFAKDPAQMLVGQRADIQTIESIRKDLHLDKPIVYRFLYYLIDLSPISVHFQETKSYAKYDYVILATIRNHVILLKKPYLGRSYQTNEKVWQTITEHLHGTLLLSFLALCVAIFLGVSGGILAAVYKKTLLDYAIQLFTNVGISLPSFFASLIIAWFFGYWLHDYTHLPFSGYIEQFDALSLSFYYDWRYAVLPSLTLGVRPAAIIASLTRSSMIEVLQEDYIRTAKAKGLSNFRILFKHALRNALNPVVSAISNWLASLIAGAFFVEYVFSWKGIGYLTVQAMEQQDFPVLMGVVLVLGVFFVLINFFTDIAYQWIDPRVRV from the coding sequence ATGTTTCAAAACCTGGTTAAAAAGGGGGTGTATGTATGTAGTGTAGTGTTAGGAATTATTGCCTTTGTTTTCTTTTTGTTTCATGCTTTTGCCAAAGATCCTGCTCAAATGCTCGTTGGACAACGTGCAGATATTCAAACTATAGAAAGTATTCGCAAAGACCTACATTTAGACAAACCTATCGTATATCGTTTTTTGTATTACCTGATAGACTTATCACCTATTTCTGTTCATTTTCAAGAAACAAAAAGTTATGCAAAATATGATTATGTTATACTTGCAACTATAAGAAACCATGTGATTTTGCTCAAAAAACCGTACTTAGGTCGTTCTTATCAAACGAATGAAAAAGTTTGGCAGACGATAACAGAACATCTGCATGGTACATTGCTATTGTCATTTTTAGCTTTATGTGTAGCTATTTTTTTGGGAGTTTCAGGGGGAATACTTGCAGCAGTGTATAAAAAAACACTTTTAGATTACGCAATACAACTCTTTACTAATGTAGGTATTTCTCTGCCTTCGTTTTTTGCTTCGTTAATTATAGCTTGGTTTTTTGGATATTGGCTGCATGACTATACGCATTTACCTTTTTCGGGGTATATTGAGCAATTTGATGCGCTTTCACTTTCTTTTTATTATGATTGGCGATACGCGGTATTGCCGAGTTTGACTTTGGGAGTACGTCCTGCTGCTATTATTGCGTCATTGACTCGGAGCAGCATGATAGAAGTATTACAAGAAGATTACATTCGTACCGCGAAAGCCAAAGGCTTATCAAATTTTAGGATTTTGTTCAAACATGCTTTGCGAAATGCACTTAATCCCGTAGTATCAGCTATTTCTAATTGGTTGGCTTCTCTAATAGCAGGGGCTTTTTTCGTAGAGTACGTGTTTAGCTGGAAAGGAATAGGATATTTAACAGTTCAAGCGATGGAGCAGCAAGACTTTCCTGTACTGATGGGAGTTGTGTTGGTTTTAGGAGTGTTTTTTGTGCTAATTAACTTTTTTACGGATATAGCATATCAATGGATAGATCCACGCGTACGTGTGTAG